The proteins below come from a single Iocasia fonsfrigidae genomic window:
- a CDS encoding serine hydroxymethyltransferase, which yields MDYVKKVDPEIADLIEKEAARQQHNIELIASENFVSEAVMEAAGSCLTNKYAEGYPHKRYYGGCEVVDQVEELAIERAKRLFDAEHVNVQPHSGSQANQAVYFAVVPKGGKILAMDLTHGGHLTHGSPVNMSGKYFNFFHYGVNKAERIDFEQVSSLAREHKPDLIVAGASAYPREIDFIKFREIADEVGALFMVDMAHIAGLVAVGLHSNPVPVADFVTTTTHKTLRGTRGGMILCKEKYAKDIDKAIFPGLQGGPLMHIIAAKAVSFKEALTDEFKEYQQQIVNNAAVLAAELQDYGFRLVSGGTDNHLMLVDLNNKGITGKDAETALDKVGITANKNTIPFEKRSPFVTSGIRLGTPAVTSRGMKEAEMKLVAEFIAETIENIDDDSKLAEIKNGVYELTEKFSK from the coding sequence GTGGATTATGTAAAAAAGGTTGATCCTGAAATAGCTGACTTGATTGAAAAAGAGGCAGCAAGGCAGCAGCATAATATTGAATTGATTGCCTCTGAAAATTTTGTGAGTGAAGCAGTTATGGAGGCAGCTGGTTCATGTCTTACTAATAAGTATGCTGAGGGTTATCCACATAAACGATATTATGGTGGTTGTGAGGTTGTTGATCAGGTAGAAGAGCTGGCTATTGAGCGGGCAAAAAGACTTTTTGATGCTGAACATGTAAATGTTCAACCCCATTCTGGTTCACAGGCTAATCAGGCTGTTTATTTTGCTGTAGTACCAAAGGGTGGGAAAATACTGGCGATGGATTTGACCCATGGTGGCCATTTAACACATGGAAGTCCAGTAAACATGTCTGGTAAGTACTTCAATTTCTTTCATTATGGTGTAAACAAAGCAGAACGTATAGATTTTGAACAGGTTTCATCCTTGGCCAGGGAACACAAACCGGATTTGATAGTGGCAGGTGCAAGTGCTTACCCCAGGGAAATAGATTTTATTAAGTTTAGGGAGATTGCTGATGAGGTAGGGGCTTTATTTATGGTTGATATGGCACATATTGCCGGACTGGTTGCTGTTGGTTTACATTCTAACCCTGTACCAGTGGCAGATTTTGTGACAACTACAACCCATAAAACCCTGCGTGGAACCCGTGGTGGGATGATACTTTGTAAGGAGAAATATGCTAAAGATATTGATAAGGCTATTTTCCCTGGGTTACAGGGTGGTCCTTTAATGCATATTATTGCTGCCAAGGCTGTTTCTTTTAAAGAGGCTTTAACAGATGAGTTCAAGGAATATCAACAGCAAATTGTTAACAATGCAGCTGTTCTGGCTGCTGAATTGCAGGATTATGGTTTCAGGTTGGTATCTGGAGGGACTGATAATCATTTAATGTTGGTTGACTTGAATAACAAAGGGATTACTGGTAAAGATGCTGAGACTGCTCTTGATAAAGTCGGTATCACAGCCAATAAAAATACTATCCCCTTTGAAAAGAGGAGCCCTTTCGTAACCAGTGGTATCAGGCTGGGAACACCTGCTGTTACAAGTAGGGGCATGAAAGAAGCTGAGATGAAATTAGTTGCTGAATTTATAGCAGAGACTATTGAAAATATTGATGATGATAGTAAATTAGCAGAGATAAAAAATGGAGTATATGAATTAACAGAGAAATTTAGTAAATGA
- a CDS encoding ROK family protein codes for MSEYFLGIDIGGTKILTAIADSSGKILISNKRSTEADKGQDVIIDNIIKTIDNVLNNSNISKEEVASIGIGSPGPLNTKDGVIIENANLPWRDVPIVELLEERTGISPIFLENDANAAALGEKWFGAGRGVADLIYITISTGIGGGIIIDRRIYHGKSDIAGEVGHMIIDPNGPLCGCGNHGCFEAMASGTAINRMAKKVVEDNQESKMFALLKGDLNKINGKVIAEAAEMGDQLAQDIWKRAAYYMGLGIANLLNIFNPGMIILGGGVMKAWDYFEKPMMEGIKKHAFDSAFSSVEIKRSELGDDVGVKGAIAVAMGDRLLS; via the coding sequence ATGTCAGAATATTTTTTAGGAATCGATATAGGGGGAACTAAAATATTAACCGCTATTGCTGATAGTAGTGGTAAGATATTAATAAGTAATAAAAGATCTACTGAGGCTGATAAGGGACAGGACGTTATTATAGATAATATCATAAAAACTATTGATAATGTTCTCAATAATAGTAATATTAGCAAAGAGGAAGTAGCTTCAATTGGGATTGGTTCCCCTGGGCCTTTAAATACAAAGGATGGTGTGATTATTGAGAATGCTAATCTGCCGTGGAGGGATGTACCGATTGTGGAATTACTGGAGGAAAGGACAGGGATTAGCCCTATTTTTTTAGAGAATGATGCTAATGCGGCTGCCCTTGGTGAAAAATGGTTTGGGGCAGGCCGTGGGGTAGCTGATTTGATTTATATTACAATTAGTACTGGGATAGGGGGCGGTATAATTATAGATCGTCGTATTTATCACGGGAAGAGCGACATAGCTGGCGAGGTAGGTCATATGATAATTGATCCTAATGGTCCGCTCTGTGGTTGTGGAAATCATGGTTGTTTTGAAGCCATGGCTTCTGGCACAGCAATAAACCGGATGGCTAAAAAGGTTGTTGAAGATAATCAGGAGAGCAAAATGTTCGCACTGCTTAAGGGAGATCTCAATAAGATTAATGGTAAGGTAATTGCTGAGGCAGCCGAGATGGGTGATCAATTAGCTCAGGATATCTGGAAAAGGGCTGCCTATTATATGGGTTTAGGGATTGCTAATTTATTAAATATTTTTAACCCAGGTATGATTATTTTAGGTGGGGGTGTTATGAAGGCCTGGGATTATTTTGAGAAACCGATGATGGAAGGTATAAAAAAACATGCCTTTGATAGTGCCTTTAGTTCTGTAGAAATAAAACGGTCTGAATTAGGTGATGATGTAGGTGTTAAAGGGGCAATTGCTGTTGCTATGGGGGATAGATTATTATCGTGA
- the hprK gene encoding HPr(Ser) kinase/phosphatase, with the protein MVKNKEIAVKDIINKFSLEILAGDPEDKEITVSDIKRPGIELAGFWKYFAPKRVQLLGRTEITFLKELKPPVLKKRVKKLFSYHLSCVIICRNLDVPDIVLKEAANTSTPLLKTSVATTRFLSLLTNYLEESLAPEKTIHGVLVDIYGIGVLISGKSGIGKSETAIQLVKRGHRLVADDVIIVKKIGERELLGSAPEVARYFLEIRGIGIINVSTLFGAGAVKDSSEINMVANLEFWDEKKVYDRLGIDSKYDEIMGIKVPEVIIPVKPGRNVAMVLEIAAMNMRMKAMGYNAARDFSAKVNDLMRET; encoded by the coding sequence ATCGTGAAAAATAAAGAAATAGCTGTCAAAGACATTATTAATAAATTTTCCCTTGAAATATTAGCAGGTGACCCAGAAGATAAAGAGATAACAGTTAGTGATATTAAAAGGCCAGGGATTGAACTGGCTGGTTTCTGGAAATATTTCGCTCCGAAAAGGGTGCAGTTACTAGGACGTACTGAGATTACATTTTTAAAGGAACTTAAACCTCCTGTTTTAAAGAAAAGGGTTAAAAAGTTATTTAGCTATCATTTGTCATGTGTAATTATTTGCCGTAACCTGGATGTTCCAGATATAGTTCTGAAAGAAGCGGCTAATACATCAACACCACTACTGAAGACTTCAGTAGCGACTACCAGATTTTTAAGTCTGCTTACTAACTATCTGGAGGAGTCGCTTGCCCCGGAAAAGACCATTCATGGGGTTTTGGTCGATATTTATGGGATTGGTGTTTTAATCAGTGGGAAAAGTGGTATAGGTAAGAGTGAAACAGCTATTCAGCTGGTTAAAAGAGGCCATAGACTGGTTGCTGATGATGTAATAATTGTAAAAAAAATAGGAGAGCGGGAGTTGCTGGGTTCAGCCCCTGAAGTTGCCAGGTATTTTCTTGAGATTAGGGGCATAGGAATAATAAATGTAAGTACTTTATTTGGAGCAGGGGCAGTTAAAGATTCTTCTGAGATTAATATGGTGGCTAATCTGGAGTTTTGGGATGAGAAGAAGGTGTATGACCGTTTAGGGATTGATAGTAAATATGATGAAATAATGGGGATTAAAGTCCCAGAGGTAATTATTCCGGTTAAACCGGGCCGTAATGTAGCTATGGTACTGGAAATAGCTGCTATGAATATGCGAATGAAGGCCATGGGATATAATGCAGCACGTGATTTTTCTGCCAAAGTAAATGACCTGATGAGAGAAACTTAA
- a CDS encoding glucodextranase DOMON-like domain-containing protein, with protein sequence MKGKFFGLLIFFFIIMFFSVGNSSAYTGEFFFSIDDPEGDDFGPGTYEYPSDEVFQPYQGLFDITNFAIAKDEGQYIFRFRFKQLKDPWNSKFGFSLPLIHLYIDNQRGGSTELFKKGARVRLDEHYPWNALLEISGWWVRVFEPGDQDKEDDFWYAEENPWELKNVDLRVKNNEIYLYLDQAVTGPLEGAEIFLLVGSFDPFGPDYLRELSNRPSAWNFYDRVGRDLENAPLVIDLLTPNKVSQIDILQKYDADRLAEITPVKVSDQEGNLLYIYYFIALTFFLGLLILIAYKNPFLRNNKK encoded by the coding sequence ATGAAAGGGAAGTTTTTTGGCTTATTGATTTTTTTCTTTATAATCATGTTTTTTTCTGTGGGTAATAGTTCAGCCTATACAGGAGAGTTCTTCTTTTCTATTGATGATCCTGAGGGTGATGATTTTGGTCCTGGTACATATGAGTATCCAAGTGATGAGGTCTTTCAACCCTACCAGGGACTTTTTGATATTACTAATTTTGCTATAGCTAAGGATGAGGGGCAGTATATATTTAGGTTTCGTTTTAAGCAATTAAAAGACCCTTGGAATAGTAAATTTGGTTTTAGCCTACCCTTAATACATTTATATATTGATAATCAAAGGGGGGGATCTACTGAACTATTTAAAAAGGGTGCCAGGGTTAGACTTGATGAACATTATCCCTGGAATGCCCTACTGGAAATAAGTGGTTGGTGGGTCAGAGTATTTGAACCAGGTGATCAGGATAAGGAAGATGACTTTTGGTATGCTGAAGAAAATCCCTGGGAGCTTAAAAATGTTGATCTTAGAGTCAAGAATAATGAGATTTATCTGTACCTTGATCAGGCTGTAACTGGCCCTTTAGAGGGAGCAGAGATATTTCTGCTGGTAGGTAGTTTTGATCCCTTTGGACCAGATTATTTAAGGGAACTTAGTAATAGGCCTTCAGCCTGGAATTTTTATGATAGGGTAGGAAGGGATCTGGAAAACGCCCCACTTGTAATTGATTTATTAACCCCAAATAAAGTATCACAGATAGATATCTTGCAGAAATATGATGCAGATAGGTTGGCAGAAATAACCCCAGTTAAAGTAAGTGATCAAGAAGGTAATCTATTATATATCTATTATTTTATTGCTTTAACATTTTTCCTTGGATTGCTAATCTTAATAGCGTATAAGAACCCTTTTCTTAGAAATAATAAAAAATAG
- a CDS encoding carbohydrate-binding protein — protein MLNDNGINVSPTPITAGSRIEVEYDGLLSKSGAQEVYLHAGFGMDNNWEKVLDLKMERDKDIWKTNCDVDTSDRFIFCFHDNAGNWDNNNGRNWSFEVHNGRLY, from the coding sequence ATGTTAAATGATAATGGTATTAATGTTAGTCCAACTCCAATAACTGCGGGTTCGAGGATTGAAGTCGAATATGATGGATTACTTTCAAAGTCAGGTGCCCAGGAGGTATACTTACATGCAGGATTTGGTATGGATAATAATTGGGAAAAAGTATTAGATCTTAAGATGGAACGGGATAAGGATATCTGGAAAACTAATTGTGATGTTGATACAAGTGATAGATTTATATTCTGCTTTCATGATAATGCAGGTAACTGGGATAATAATAATGGCAGAAACTGGAGCTTTGAAGTGCATAATGGAAGATTATATTAA
- a CDS encoding family 1 encapsulin nanocompartment shell protein, translating into MDMLKKELAPLTDKAWDEINDRAREALKTQLSARKVLHVNGPKGWDYNVLTEGRLTNIEDNGKGVNSGIYQVKPLTEARVVFELNRWELDNIERGAKDIDLGPLEEAVSKIAEFEDNTVFNGLESSNIKGLKTEAVNKLQLGQDSSEIIANILEGKILLNNALAETPYSLIVGKDAWKIIQTKTEGYPLHRRIEHLIDGEIIFSKVIDGAFLIPFDHADLELTIGKDYAVGYENHDSKNVKLFITVSFTFRILDPEIIVSYSL; encoded by the coding sequence ATGGATATGTTAAAAAAAGAATTAGCCCCACTAACTGATAAGGCCTGGGATGAGATAAATGACAGGGCTAGAGAGGCACTTAAAACACAGCTTTCAGCCCGAAAAGTACTCCATGTAAATGGACCTAAGGGTTGGGACTATAATGTTCTTACTGAAGGCAGATTAACTAATATTGAAGATAATGGTAAAGGGGTTAATAGTGGTATTTACCAGGTTAAACCCCTTACTGAAGCAAGAGTAGTATTTGAGTTAAATAGATGGGAACTTGATAACATTGAAAGAGGTGCTAAAGACATAGACCTGGGTCCTCTGGAAGAAGCAGTTAGCAAAATTGCTGAATTCGAAGACAATACTGTTTTTAACGGTCTGGAAAGCAGTAATATTAAAGGTCTTAAAACAGAGGCAGTTAACAAGCTACAACTAGGACAGGATAGTTCAGAGATTATAGCAAATATTTTAGAAGGTAAAATATTGTTAAATAACGCCCTAGCTGAAACACCATATAGTCTTATTGTTGGTAAAGACGCCTGGAAGATAATCCAGACCAAGACAGAGGGTTATCCTTTACACAGAAGAATTGAGCACCTTATTGATGGTGAAATTATTTTTAGCAAGGTTATCGATGGTGCTTTTTTGATTCCTTTTGACCATGCAGATTTAGAATTAACGATTGGTAAGGATTATGCAGTAGGTTATGAGAACCATGATAGTAAAAACGTAAAACTATTTATTACTGTTTCCTTCACCTTCCGTATTCTAGATCCTGAGATTATAGTTTCATATAGTCTGTAA
- a CDS encoding encapsulin-associated ferritin-like protein, giving the protein MSAYHEAEDKLSEETKNISRVLNSLKEEVEAIDWYNQRVDATNDDEVKKILAHNRNEEIEHAVMAIEWLRRNMPGWDEELKTYLFTEMSIVDVEEAGEKQDSNDNIDLGIGNLK; this is encoded by the coding sequence ATGAGTGCATATCATGAAGCTGAAGACAAACTCAGCGAAGAGACAAAAAACATAAGCAGAGTACTTAATAGTTTAAAAGAAGAAGTAGAAGCAATTGACTGGTATAACCAAAGGGTTGACGCCACTAATGATGATGAGGTCAAAAAAATATTAGCCCATAATAGAAATGAAGAAATAGAACACGCAGTCATGGCCATTGAGTGGTTAAGAAGAAATATGCCGGGCTGGGACGAGGAATTAAAGACTTATCTTTTTACGGAAATGTCCATCGTTGATGTTGAAGAAGCTGGCGAAAAACAGGACTCTAACGATAATATAGATTTAGGCATAGGGAATCTAAAATAA
- the lysA gene encoding diaminopimelate decarboxylase has product MNYVYAGVTSKENFYGRNNPVELIEKYGSPLYVYNEKILRDRCKDMSGLIDYPNFIVNYSAKANSNLHLLEIIRDEGLNVDAMSPGEIFVELKAGFSPDQILYIGNNVSADELQYALDTGVKISVDSIAQLDLFGRINPGGEVFVRFNPGVGAGHNPKVVTGGKKTKFGVQAEYIDDVKRVLDEHNLRLIGINQHIGSLFMDGEPYLAGVKSLLAIAEEFDSIEYIDIGGGFGIPYHKHDGQERLNIQELGGMLNELIYNWVADYGREITIMVEPGRYIAAECGVLLGSVYSLKENYGIKYVGTDLGFNVLKRPMIYGSHHDIEIYRKEEVDSSVQEEVTIVGNICESGDIIAKKREFPRIFEGDLLGVLDAGAYGFSMASNYNNRLRPAEVLINEQGDDLLIRRRDTLEQLINNF; this is encoded by the coding sequence ATGAATTATGTCTATGCAGGTGTAACTAGCAAAGAGAATTTTTACGGCAGGAATAATCCTGTAGAGTTGATAGAAAAATACGGCAGCCCGCTATATGTCTATAATGAAAAGATATTGAGGGATAGATGTAAGGATATGTCTGGTCTGATAGATTATCCTAATTTTATTGTAAACTATTCGGCCAAGGCAAATAGTAATCTGCACTTGTTGGAAATAATCAGGGATGAGGGATTAAATGTTGATGCCATGTCACCTGGTGAGATTTTTGTAGAGTTAAAGGCTGGGTTTTCCCCAGATCAGATACTATATATAGGTAATAATGTCTCAGCAGATGAATTACAATATGCTCTTGATACAGGTGTAAAAATAAGTGTTGATTCAATTGCCCAGTTGGACTTGTTTGGCAGGATTAATCCCGGTGGCGAAGTTTTTGTTAGATTTAATCCAGGGGTTGGTGCTGGCCATAATCCCAAGGTTGTTACTGGTGGTAAAAAGACTAAGTTTGGTGTTCAGGCAGAGTATATAGATGACGTTAAAAGGGTTTTAGATGAACATAATCTAAGATTAATTGGTATTAACCAGCATATTGGTTCATTATTTATGGATGGGGAACCTTATCTTGCCGGAGTCAAATCCCTATTAGCTATTGCTGAGGAATTTGATTCTATAGAGTATATTGATATAGGTGGGGGTTTTGGTATTCCTTATCATAAACATGATGGCCAGGAACGTCTTAATATTCAGGAATTGGGTGGTATGCTTAACGAGCTAATCTATAACTGGGTTGCTGATTACGGCCGTGAGATTACAATTATGGTAGAACCAGGTAGGTATATTGCTGCAGAATGTGGTGTTTTATTAGGTAGTGTTTACTCTCTTAAAGAGAATTATGGTATTAAATATGTGGGAACTGATCTGGGCTTTAATGTTTTAAAACGCCCGATGATTTATGGTTCTCATCATGATATAGAGATCTACCGGAAAGAGGAAGTGGATTCCAGTGTCCAGGAAGAGGTTACTATTGTTGGTAACATCTGTGAGAGCGGGGACATAATTGCCAAAAAGAGGGAGTTTCCCAGGATTTTCGAAGGGGACCTACTTGGTGTTTTAGATGCCGGGGCTTATGGTTTTTCTATGGCGTCTAATTATAATAATAGATTAAGACCAGCTGAGGTATTAATTAATGAACAGGGGGATGATCTGTTGATCAGAAGAAGGGATACCCTTGAACAGCTAATAAATAATTTTTGA
- a CDS encoding DUF4912 domain-containing protein: MNVFLNILVILLAIIAFLVLYYLSLKRDQKARDFHLSLKNTDYETGEEIGVDNSNMYQETKTKIKEEKKIEESVLKEFPREEYPLREYYNKNYIRLFARDPGFLFAYWEIKNPDFYQNEAFLRLVNTKKNNSHDIRINHQARDWYLQAEPANNYYILIGFKKNGVFYPLIQSNEITTPLNQPSAIVDEQWMTIEELSKYSYRIDMGSISLIKEIEARKMEAELEADSYSLVKTK; encoded by the coding sequence GTGAACGTCTTCTTAAATATCCTGGTTATTTTATTAGCTATTATAGCTTTTTTGGTCTTATATTATCTTTCCTTAAAAAGGGATCAAAAAGCCAGGGATTTCCACCTTTCTTTAAAAAACACTGATTACGAAACGGGAGAAGAGATAGGAGTTGATAATAGTAATATGTATCAAGAAACAAAAACAAAGATAAAAGAAGAAAAAAAGATAGAAGAGAGTGTTCTGAAAGAGTTTCCCAGGGAAGAATACCCTTTAAGGGAATACTATAACAAAAACTATATCCGGCTTTTTGCAAGGGATCCTGGTTTTTTATTTGCCTACTGGGAAATAAAAAACCCTGACTTCTATCAAAATGAAGCATTTTTACGTCTTGTTAATACCAAAAAAAACAACAGTCATGATATCAGAATTAACCACCAAGCTAGAGACTGGTATTTACAGGCAGAACCGGCTAATAACTATTATATCCTGATAGGTTTTAAAAAAAATGGGGTTTTTTATCCCCTGATCCAGTCAAATGAAATTACCACACCCCTTAACCAGCCCTCAGCTATTGTTGACGAACAGTGGATGACTATTGAAGAATTGTCTAAATATAGTTATAGAATAGACATGGGCTCAATCTCCCTTATAAAGGAAATTGAAGCTAGAAAGATGGAGGCAGAACTGGAAGCTGATTCCTATTCACTTGTTAAGACTAAATAA
- a CDS encoding glycoside hydrolase family 57 protein, with protein sequence MTKGFLAFVLHAHLPYVRHNKEGELAEDWLYEAITETYIPLIIIMNRLVKEGVNFQYTINISPSLASMLGDELLQERYHKHVLKLIELSEKELQRTKDQPELYRLAEMYNYLYKEVYYFFHEKYHNNILAAFKEFQERGNIEIITSAATHAYLPLLLTDEARNAQIKTGIETYQQFFGKRPNGIWLPECAFKPGLDQILAENDLRYFISSSHGILHAAPRPRYGLYAPIYTPAGVAAFGRDIESSKQVWSANEGYPGDYNYREFYRDIGYDLDYDYIKEYLPSGIRKHIGFKYYKITSKNNWKEVYDPIAARDKAAEHAGNFMFNRQQQINYLTQILDRKAIIVSPYDAELFGHWWFEGPQWLEFLFKKLHYDQDEIETISLSSYLDHYPKNQIAMPTESSWGYKGYHEVWLNGTNDWIYRHLHQAELKLIELADCFAYLNDQKDKRYRALNQLVRELLLAQSSDWAFIMKADTMVDYAILRTKKHLHNFSQLVEGIERNNIDLTKLTELEKEDNIFPAIDFKMYQPRSKVQLRKEG encoded by the coding sequence ATGACAAAAGGGTTTTTAGCATTTGTACTCCATGCCCATTTGCCTTACGTAAGACATAATAAAGAGGGTGAATTAGCAGAAGACTGGCTGTATGAGGCAATAACTGAAACATATATTCCTTTAATAATAATAATGAATAGACTAGTAAAAGAAGGGGTTAATTTTCAATACACAATTAATATCTCACCTTCCCTGGCAAGTATGTTAGGAGACGAACTCCTTCAGGAAAGGTATCATAAACACGTATTAAAACTCATTGAATTAAGTGAAAAAGAATTACAGAGAACAAAAGACCAGCCTGAATTATACCGGCTGGCTGAAATGTACAACTATTTATATAAGGAAGTATATTATTTTTTTCATGAAAAATACCATAATAATATCTTAGCTGCCTTTAAAGAGTTTCAGGAAAGGGGTAATATTGAGATTATTACCTCTGCTGCCACCCATGCTTATCTACCATTATTATTAACAGATGAGGCCAGAAATGCCCAGATAAAAACAGGAATAGAGACCTATCAACAGTTTTTTGGTAAAAGACCAAATGGTATCTGGCTGCCTGAATGTGCCTTCAAACCTGGTTTAGATCAGATTCTGGCTGAAAACGATCTAAGGTATTTTATCAGTTCAAGTCACGGGATACTCCATGCAGCCCCAAGACCCAGATATGGTTTATATGCTCCTATTTACACACCAGCAGGTGTAGCTGCCTTTGGTAGAGATATAGAGTCATCAAAACAGGTCTGGAGTGCTAATGAGGGATACCCAGGGGATTATAATTATCGAGAATTTTATCGGGATATTGGCTATGACCTGGATTATGATTATATCAAGGAATACCTACCCTCTGGAATAAGGAAACACATCGGTTTTAAATACTATAAAATAACCAGTAAAAATAATTGGAAAGAAGTATATGACCCTATTGCAGCCCGTGATAAAGCAGCTGAACATGCAGGCAACTTTATGTTTAATAGACAGCAGCAAATTAATTACCTTACTCAAATACTTGACCGCAAGGCAATTATTGTCTCACCATATGATGCAGAGTTATTCGGACACTGGTGGTTTGAAGGCCCACAATGGTTAGAATTTCTCTTTAAGAAACTTCACTATGATCAGGATGAGATAGAAACAATAAGCTTATCTAGTTACCTTGACCATTATCCTAAAAACCAGATAGCTATGCCTACTGAGTCAAGTTGGGGTTATAAAGGCTACCATGAAGTCTGGCTCAACGGCACTAATGACTGGATTTACCGCCACCTACACCAAGCTGAGTTAAAACTTATCGAATTAGCTGACTGCTTTGCTTATTTAAATGACCAAAAAGACAAGCGCTACAGGGCCCTCAACCAGCTGGTTCGGGAATTATTATTAGCACAGAGTAGTGACTGGGCCTTTATTATGAAAGCAGATACGATGGTTGACTATGCCATTTTGAGAACCAAAAAACACCTTCATAACTTTTCTCAACTAGTAGAAGGAATAGAAAGGAACAATATTGATTTAACAAAACTTACTGAATTAGAAAAGGAAGACAATATCTTCCCGGCTATTGATTTCAAGATGTACCAACCCAGGAGTAAAGTTCAATTAAGAAAGGAGGGATAA
- a CDS encoding glycosyltransferase family 4 protein codes for MKILMFSWEYPPLSHGGLARHVQDLSEALVKQGHKIYVITQGNAKMSEDDIVNGVRVIRTTPVTISGNNFVDNILHLNFQMTEKTIELMEQIGDIDLIHGHDWLVFWVSKVFKHSLRKPLLYTIHATEFGRNQGIYNNMQRYINDLEWYACFEAWKVVVCSRYMANEAKNLFQLPDDKVATIANGVNEENYLLDRNQSFDVDDFKNTYASLNENIVFYVGRIVREKGIQVLLQSVPEILSVEPSTKFVIAGKGPHLDNLKAQADYLGIADRIYFTGFISDEERNKLYQIADVAVFPSIYEPFGIVALEAMVTKTPVVVSNVGGMAEFVEDDKNGLMVNPNNPHQLAGAILELIRNKEKSKEIAARGYRMVKEEYTWEEIASKTAALYEDVNFDYLKSDWNKKHTKGNMNNNEESLLYRYTSQRKYS; via the coding sequence ATGAAGATTTTGATGTTTTCCTGGGAATATCCACCCTTAAGCCATGGTGGTTTAGCTCGTCATGTACAGGACTTAAGTGAAGCCTTGGTTAAGCAGGGACATAAAATTTATGTAATTACACAGGGTAATGCTAAGATGTCTGAAGATGACATAGTTAATGGAGTCAGGGTAATTAGAACAACTCCGGTCACTATATCGGGGAATAATTTTGTTGACAATATACTACACCTTAACTTTCAAATGACAGAAAAGACTATTGAGCTTATGGAGCAAATAGGTGATATAGACTTGATTCACGGACATGATTGGTTAGTTTTCTGGGTTTCTAAGGTATTTAAACATTCTTTAAGAAAACCACTACTTTATACTATTCATGCTACAGAATTTGGTAGGAATCAAGGTATCTATAATAATATGCAGCGTTACATAAATGATCTTGAATGGTATGCCTGTTTTGAGGCCTGGAAGGTAGTTGTTTGTAGTAGGTATATGGCAAATGAGGCAAAAAATCTTTTTCAACTGCCTGATGATAAAGTTGCTACTATTGCTAATGGCGTTAATGAAGAAAATTATCTGTTAGATAGAAACCAAAGCTTTGATGTTGATGATTTTAAAAACACTTATGCCAGTCTAAATGAAAATATTGTGTTTTATGTCGGTAGGATTGTGAGAGAGAAAGGAATTCAGGTATTACTCCAGTCGGTTCCAGAGATTTTAAGTGTAGAACCTAGTACAAAATTTGTAATTGCTGGTAAAGGACCACATCTTGATAACCTTAAGGCACAGGCCGATTATCTTGGGATTGCCGATAGGATCTATTTTACAGGTTTTATTAGTGATGAAGAGAGAAATAAGCTGTATCAGATAGCAGATGTAGCTGTTTTCCCCAGTATTTATGAGCCATTTGGAATTGTAGCATTAGAAGCAATGGTTACTAAAACACCGGTAGTTGTCAGTAATGTTGGTGGTATGGCAGAATTCGTTGAAGATGATAAAAATGGATTAATGGTAAATCCCAATAACCCACATCAACTGGCTGGAGCTATTCTGGAATTAATAAGAAATAAGGAAAAAAGCAAGGAAATTGCTGCCAGGGGCTACAGGATGGTTAAAGAAGAATACACCTGGGAAGAGATTGCCAGTAAGACTGCTGCTCTATATGAAGATGTAAATTTTGACTACCTTAAGAGTGATTGGAATAAAAAACATACTAAAGGCAATATGAATAATAATGAAGAGTCATTGCTTTATAGATATACTTCACAAAGAAAATATAGCTAA